One Cinclus cinclus chromosome 24, bCinCin1.1, whole genome shotgun sequence genomic window carries:
- the PIP4K2B gene encoding phosphatidylinositol 5-phosphate 4-kinase type-2 beta isoform X2, which translates to MACLCLPQGGRRINELSNVPVPVMLMPDDFKAYSKIKVDNHLFNKENLPSRFKFKEYCPLVFRNLRERFGIDDQDYQNSVTRSAPVNSDSQGRCGARFLTTYDRRFVIKAVSSEDVAEMHNILKKYHQFIVECHGNTLLPQFLGMYRLTVDGVETYMVVTRNVFSHRLTVHRKYDLKGSTVSREASDKEKAKDLPTFKDNDFLNEGQKLHVGEESKKNFLEKLKRDVEFLAQLKIMDYSLLVGIHDVDRAEQEEMEVEERAEDEECENDGLGGNPISSYGTPPDSPGNLLNYPRFFGPGEFDPSVDVYAMKSHESAPRKEVYFMAIIDILTPYDTKKKAAHAAKTVKHGAGAEISTVNPEQYSKRFNEFISNILT; encoded by the exons ATGGCTTGTTTGTGCCTTCCCCAGGGCgggaggagg ATCAATGAGCTCAGCAATGTTCCCGTCCCTGTCATGTTAATGCCCGATGACTTTAAAGCCTACAGTAAGATTAAGGTGGACAATCATCTATTCAACAA GGAGAACCTGCCCAGCCGTTTCAAATTCAAGGAGTATTGTCCACTGGTGTTCCGGAACCTCCGGGAGAGATTTGGCATCGATGACCAGGACTACCAG AACTCGGTGACACGCAGTGCCCCGGTGAACAGCGACAGCCAGGGCCGCTGCGGCGCGCGCTTCCTCACCACCTACGACAGGAGGTTCGTCATCAAGGCCGTGTCCAGTGAGGATGTGGCAGAAATGCACAACATCCTCAAGAAGTACCACCAG ttCATCGTGGAGTGCCATGGGAACACGCTGCTGCCGCAGTTCCTGGGCATGTACCGGCTCACCGTGGATGGTGTGGAGACCTACATGGTGGTCACCAGGAACGTGTTCAGCCACAGGCTGACCGTGCACAGGAAGTATGACCTCAAG ggCTCAACAGTATCCAGGGAAGCAAGTGACAAAGAGAAG GCCAAGGATCTCCCAACTTTCAAGGACAACGATTTCTTGAACGAGGGTCAGAAGCTGCACGTCGGAGAAGAGAGTAAAAAGAACTTCCTTGAGAAGCTGAAGCGGGACGTGGAG TTCCTAGCCCAGCTGAAGATCATGGATTACAGCCTGCTGGTGGGCATCCACGACGTGGACAGGGCCgagcaggaggagatggaggtggAGGAGCGGGCAGAGGATGAGGAGTGTGAGAACGACGGGCTGGGGGGGAACCCCATCTCCTCCTACGGGACCCCCCCCGACAGCCCCGGAAACCTCCTCAACTACCCCCGGTTCTTTGGGCCCGGGGAGTTCGACCCCTCCGTGGATGTGTACGCCATGAAAAGCCACGAGA GTGCCCCCAGGAAGGAGGTTTATTTCATGGCCATCATCGACATCCTCACGCCCTACGACACCAAGAAGAAAGCTGCACACGCTGCCAAAACAGTGAAACACGGG GCCGGGGCTGAGATCTCCACCGTGAACCCCGAGCAGTACTCGAAGCGTTTCAACGAGTTCATCTCCAACATCCTGACATAG
- the PSMB3 gene encoding proteasome subunit beta type-3, whose product MSIMSYNGGAVMAMRGKDCVAIAADRRFGIQAQMVTTDFQKIFPMGQRLYIGLAGLATDVQTVAQRLKFRLNLYELKEGRQIKPQTFMSMVSNLLYERRFGPYYTEPVIAGLDPVSHEPFICSLDLIGCPMVTDDFVVSGTCSEQMYGMCESLWEPDMEPEHLFETISQAMLNAVDRDAISGMGVVVHVIEKDKITTRTLKARMD is encoded by the exons ATG TCGATTATGTCCTACAACGGCGGGGCCGTCATGGCCATGAGGGGCAAGGACTGCGTGGCCATCGCCGCGGATCGGCGCTTCGGGATCCAGGCTCAGATGGTGACCACGGACTTCCAGAAGATTTTCCCGATGGGCCAAAGGCTCTACATCGGCCTGGCCGGGCTGGCCACGGACGTGCAGACCGT GGCCCAGAGACTGAAGTTCAGGCTGAATCTCTACGAGCTGAAGGAAGGGAGGCAGATCAAACCCCAGACCTTCATGAGCATGGTGTCCAACCTGCTCTATGAGAGGAg gttTGGTCCCTACTACACAGAGCCGGTGATTGCGGGGCTGGACCCCGTGAGCCACGAGCCCTTCATCTGCTCTCTGGACCTCATCGGCTGCCCCATGGTCACCGACGACTTCGTGGTCAGTGGCACCTGCTCCGAGCAGATGTATGGCATGTGTGAATCCCTGTGGGAGCCCGACATG GAGCCCGAGCACCTCTTCGAGACCATCTCCCAGGCCATGCTCAACGCCGTGGACAGGGACGCCATTTCCGGCATGGGCGTGGTGGTGCACGTCAT AGAGAAAGACAAGATCACCACCAGGACCCTGAAGGCTCGCATGGATtag
- the LOC134053168 gene encoding cuticle collagen 2C-like, translated as MGTGTGQRERERDRENGTEGTGQRERDRGNGTEGTGCRDGIRARDSGNGTQGQGHGTPAAGQASTESGTGNGSSRHREPGQRHGQRPPGPPGHPGPPGPPGPPGPPGHPGHPGHPGPPGPPGPPGPAGPPGPPGPPGPPGPAGPPGPPGPPGPPGPPGPPGPAGPPGPPGPPGPPGPPGPPGPAGPPGPPGPPGPPGPPGPPGPAGPPGPPGHPGPPGPPGPAGPPGPPGPPGPPGHPGPPGPPGHPGPPGPPGPPGPPARWCPCPRIPIPVPVVSHVS; from the coding sequence atgggaacgggaacaggacagagggaacgggaacgggacAGAGAGAACGGGACAGAGGGAACGGGACAGAGGGAACGGGACAGAGGGAACGGGACAGAGGGAACTGGATGCAGAGACGGGATACGGGCGCGGGACAGCGGGaatgggacacagggacagggacacgggacacCGGCAGCAGGGCAAGCGAGCACTGAGAGCGGCACCGGGAACGGCTCCAGCAGGCACCGGGAGCCGGGACAGCGACACGGACAGCGGCcaccgggacccccgggacacCCGGGACcaccgggacccccgggaccaCCGGGACCACCGGGACACCCGGGACACCCGGGACACCCGGGACCACCGGGACCTCCGGGGCCACCGGGACCCGCGGGACCACCGGGACCACCGGGACCtccgggacccccgggacccgcGGGACcaccgggacccccgggacctCCGGGACCACCGGGACCtccgggacccccgggacccgcGGGACCACCGGGACCACCGGGACCTCCGGGACCACCGGGACCtccgggacccccgggacccgcGGGACCACCGGGACcaccgggacccccgggaccaCCGGGACCTCCGGGGCCACCGGGACCCGCGGGACCTCCGGGACCACCGGGACacccgggacccccgggacctCCGGGACCCGCGGGACCACCGGGACCACCGGGACCTCCGGGACCACCGGGACACCCGGGACCACCGGGACCTCCGGGACacccgggacccccgggacccccgggaccaCCGGGACCGCCCG